The nucleotide sequence CAACTGCTAAGTAGTAAATATGCTCTTTGTTTTCTACACTTTTTAATGCTAATTTTGTTTTCCCTATCCTTCTTCTCCCATAAATAACTACAAATTCAAACTTATTGCTATTAAGCTTCTCATTTAATGCCTTTAACTTTTCCTCTCTGTTGATGAACATGATAATCACTTAATGATAATTATAATTATAATAATTGAAATTATCATTTTTATGGATTTTGATAAAATATTTAAACAACAGATTAAAAATTTTGAAAAGGTGATAAAATGATATTTGTAACAGGAATAGACACTGGTGTAGGAAAAACTTATGTCTCATCAATTTTGGCAGAGAATTTAAAGAAAATGGGCGTTAATGTTGGATATTTAAAGCCAGTTGAGACAGGAGGGAGAGAAGATACCTTAACTTTAAATATCCTAAAGACAGATGATGATTTGGATTTGATGAACCCCATTAATTTAAAACTTCCTTTGTCCCCAAATATTGCATTTGAAGTTGAAAACATCCCATTAACTTTGGATGAGATAAAAGAGAAAATAAAGAACGCCTATGAAACTTTAAAAGAGAGGCATGATTTTTTAATTGTTGAAGGGGCCGGGGGAGTTTGTGTTCCAATAAAAGAGAACTTTTTAATGAGTGATTTGATTAAGTTTTTGGATTTGGATGCAGTTGTTGTTTCACGGCCTAATTTAGGGACTATTAACCACACTTTATTGACTGTTGAGCATTTGAGAAATAAGGGGATTAATGTTAGAGGAGTTATTATCAACTGCATAACTGATTTGAGTGAGGTTCTATATTATGAGAAAACCTTTGAAACAATTGAGAAAGTTGGGAATATTGAGATAATTGGAATTGTTAAAAGTAGGGAAGATTTTGAGATTGATTTTGATAAAATAATGTAATAATTCTTAATAGCAACCATAAAAAATAAAAAATTGTTAAAAAATTGAAATAACTATTTTAGCGGATGATTGCTATTGTATCCACAACATCCTCAATATTTACTGCCTCAACAACTTCCCCTTCACTTACAATTGCCCTCTTGACGTCTTTTATGTGCTCTTTTGTTATTCTTCCCCATTCTGTCTCTAATCCTTCACTCAATATTTTCTCAATGGTCTCCTCATCTGCATTTTTGATGAAGTCCATGACGTTCTTTGCATTCTTCTTGAATTCTGGACCTATTTTTGATTTGTTTGGAATAACTTCAACAATCTTTTGCTCTAATGTTGGTTTTCCGAATATTATTTTTAATTCATTTATTTTCATCGCTCCTTTTATGTCCTCTTGGGATTTTAAAAGACCTTCATAAGCATCTTTGTCATTTGTGTAAATCTCAACAACATTCAATGGTGCATTTAAAGGCATTCCCTTGTTTGCTTTGAATCTCCTTATTGAAGCAACTGCATTCTTAGCAACTTCTCCAATATATTCATTTTTGTCGCTAATGAACTCCCCTCTAACCTTTGGCCATGAGAAGTGGAGATTATCTACCTTATAAATCTCTCCAACATAGTCAGCAAAGTGTGGTGTGAATGGTGCTATTAATTTCAATAAATTGCTTATTACATAGTATAATGTCCATTGTGCTTGTAATTTTGATTCTTCATCTTCATCTTTGCTGTATAACCTATGCTTAATCATCTCAATGTAATTGTCGCAAAACTCATGCCATACGAACTTTTGAATCTCAACTATTGTGTTAAATCTGTATGCCTCTAAGTCCTCTGTAACTCTTTTGATGAGTTTTTGCAATTTGCTTAAAATCCATAAGTCAACTGGATTATCTGTTTTTATTTCTTCTTTTTTAAGTTCCTCAATCAATTCATCATCAATATTCATCTTAGCAAACCTGCACGCATTCCAGAACTTCCTCAAAAACCTGTATCCATAATCAACCTCTTTCCATGCAAATGGAACATCATCCCCAATTACACTATTACTTGCCCACAATCTTAAAGCATCTGCCCCATACTTCTCCGTTATCTCATCTGGCTCAACGACATTACCCCTACTCTTACTCATCTTATGCCCATCTTCACCAAACACCATTCCATTTATAACAATCTCATCCCATGGTTTCTTTTTAGTTAATGCTATGGATTTTACTATTGTATAGAATGCCCATGTCCTTATAATGTCGTGTCCTTGTGGTCTTAAATGAACTGGGTAGTGTTTTTTGAAGAATTCCTCATCATCTAACCACTTTGTAATTACCATTGGTGTTATTGATGAATCCATCCATGTGTCTAAAACATCCGTCTCTGGAATTAAATCATCGTTTCCACACTCACAAGTGTATGGGCATTCTTTTGTTGGGTCTATTGGTAAGTCCCCTTCCTTAGCAACGATAATTTTTCCACATTTCTTACAGTACCAAACTGGTATTGGTGTAGCAAAGATTCTCTGCCTACTTATACACCAGTCCCAATCCATATCCTTAATCCAATTCAACAACCTTGTCTTCATGTGTTCTGGAACCCATTTTAATTCATTTGCTACCTTCTCTATTTCTGGGGCGAGTTTTCTAATATTTACAAACCACTGGTCTCCTACAATAATTTCAATTGGTGTCTTACATCTCCAACATACACCAACATTCTGCTTTATTGGTTCTTGTTTTATTAAGTAGTTCTCTTTCTTCAAGTCCTCAATTATCTTTACCCTTGCTTCTTCTGTTCTTAATCCCGCATATTTTCCACAAATTTCAGTTAGGCATCCACTCTCATCAATTGCCTTCTTAACATCTAATCCATGCCTATTTACCCAAACAACGTCTGTCTTATCCCCAAATGTACAAACCATTACAACCCCAGTACCAAACTCCATCTCAACGTCCTCATCAGGATAAACGGTAACCTCTTGGTTGAATAAAGGCACTCTAACCTTCTTTCCAATTACATCCTTGTATCTCTCATCCTCTGGGTGGACAACAATCCCAACACATGCAGCCATTAACTCTGGTCTTGTTGTTGCAATGGTTAAGTATTTACTTTCATCATCAGCATAAGGGAATTTTATGTAGTTTAATTTTGATTCTCTCTCCTTATATTCTACCTCAGCAAATGCAATTGCTGTCTGACATCTTGGACACCAATTTACTGGGTGCTTCCCTCTATAAATTAAACCGTCATTATACATCCTAACAAATGCAACTTGGGACTTTCTCACATACTCTGGTTTCATTGTTATATATTCCCTATCCCAATCAATTGAAATACCGAGGGATTTTACCTGCTCCCTCATTCTTTTGATGTTTTGTTCTGTTAATTCAATACAGAGTTCTCTAAATTTATGCCTATCAACATCTGATTTTGTTATGCCATGAATTTCCTCAACCTTAACCTCTGTAGGCAATCCGTGACAATCCCAACCTTGAGGAAAGAGAACATTATATCCACTCATTCTCTTAAATCTCGCTATTATATCCATATAAGTCCAGTTCAATGCATGACCTAAGTGCATTCTTCCTGTTGGGTATGGTGGGGGAGTATCTATAATATAAGGTGGTCTTTTCTCATCCCCCCTATCAAATTTGTAAATTTTGCTTTCTTCCCACTTCTTTTGAATTTCTTTCTCTATTACAATTGGTGGATAGTCCTTTGGCATTTCCATAATTGTTCACCATATATAGATTTTTTGCAATTCAAATGTTTGCGTTAAGATGACCATATAATTCACAATAACCATTATTAAAACTCAAATTTGATACATGGATAAACCCCAATAAATTCGCAAACAACCTATATTAAAGGTGAATATATTAAAATATTTACTGTTATTTAATAAATTTAAATATTTAACTCTAAAATAGATGATTTTTACAATATTAACCAAAAATAATCAAAAAAATCATAAAAAATGGCTCAGTTCGGGTAAGTATCATCATGCGTCAGATAACCCTCTTATCATCATAGCCGTAAACAAAAATATTTTAGGTTAAGAATATATATACCTAATGTGCAAAAATCTTACTAAAGTACTATGGTGAAAATATGTTATACAAAAAAATCGTTGTCCCTACTGATGGCTCAGAAGTTTCTATGGAAGCAGCAAGGCATGCTATTGAAATAGGAAAATTGATGAAGGCGGAAATTTATGCAATATATGTGGTAGATATAGCCCCGTTTATTGGACTCCCAACTGAGGGGTTATGGGAAACGATGAAGGAAATCTTAAATGAAGAGGGAGAAAAAGCACTAAAAAAGGTTAAAAAAATGTCTGAAGAATGTGGGGTAAATGTGAAATGTGAAATTTTAGAGGGGGTTCCTGCAAATGAAATCGTTGAATTCGCAGAAAAGAAAAGGGCAGATATCATAGTCATGGGAACCTCTGGAAAAACAGGATTGGATAGGTTTTTGTTGGGTAGTGTTGCTGAAAAGGTTATAAGAAACGCTCATTGTCCAGTTTTGATTGTTAAAAAACAGGAAAAAGAAGAATAATCCTTTTATTTTAATTTTTTAATTTTAGTTTATTTTACCTGCTCTTTTTTGAAGGCAAAGTTTTTAACTATTGAATTTAAATTATTGTTAAATCCTTAGTTTTTTTATGTGGATGGAAAATAATATATATGGTGGGTTGCAATGGTTAATCAAGATATTGAAGTAAGGAAGTTAGAACACATATTGGTTTGTAATTACTGCGATGTTGAATACAAAAAAGGAACACTCCTTGATAATGTTGAACTTATACATAGAGGCATTCCAGAGTGTGATTTGGAAGATATAGAAACCTCAATCAAATTGTTTGGAAAAACATTGGATGCTCCAATTATTGTTGCTGGAATGACTGGAGGACATAGTAAAGCAAAAGAAATTAACAAAAATATAGCAATAGCAATAGAAGAACTCAACTTAGGGATGGGTTTAGGTTCCCAAAGGGCTGCTATAGCAAATGAGGAATTAATCGATACCTATTCCATTGTTAGAGAATATACTAACTCATTAGTTATTGGAAACTTAGGAGCAGTTAATTTCATAAAAGATGGATGGAATGAAGAGATTATTGATAAAGCAGTTGAAATGATAGATGCTGATGCTATTGCAATACACTTTAATCCACTACAAGAGGCTATTCAGCCAGAAGGTGACGTAAATTTCAAAGGTATGGAGATTTTAAGGAATATTATTTCTTCATACAAAAATAACCATAAAAACATCCCATTCATCGCAAAACAAGTGGGAGAAGGATTTTCAAAAGAAGATGCTGAGATAATAAGTAGTTTTGGCTTTGATGCCATTGATGTTGGCGGTAGTGGAGGAACTTCTTGGGCTGCGGTGGAGTTGTATAGGATAAAAGATGAGGAATTTAGGGAATTGGCAGAGAACTTTACAAATTGGGGAATTCCAACTGCTGCATCAATATTTGAGGTTAGAAGTGTTTTTAATAAAACTCTCATTGCCACTGGCGGAATAAGGAATGGAATAGATATAGCAAAGTCCATAGCCATTGGTGCAGATTGCTGTGGAATTGCTTTACCAATATTAAAGGCAGCATTAAAGAGTCCAGAAGAAGTAGTGAAGGTTTTAGAAAAATTTATAAAAGAACTAAAAATTGCCATGTTCTTAACTGGATGCGATAGTGTTGAAAAACTAAAAAAAGCCCCATACATTGTCAAAGGAGAATTGAAAGATTGGATTTCTCAGAGGTTAGATTGAGTAATTTCCATTGTTGTTTATCATTTTTACTGTTGGTGTTGTTTGTAATCTTGTTCATATGGTTATTATGTAATAAAAAGCAACATGCATGTTCTTCAAATTAAAATTTAAGTAGTATTTTGCATTTAAAACGCTATTTGATTTATTTATAGGCAGTAGTGCCACTTTTGATTTGATTTCAAAACAGTAGAACTTAATTTTTTATTATAAAACATAAAGGATGTGATAATTTGCAATTAGAGGTTATTGCTATTGGTGGTTATGAGGAAGTTGGTAGAAACATGACTGCCGTTAATGTAGACGGAGAAATTGTAATTTTTGATATGGGAATAAGGTTAGATAGAGTAATGATTCATGAAGATACCGATATCTCAAAAATGCATAGTTTGAATTTAATTGAGATGGGTGTTATTCCAAACGATACAGTAATGAAACATGTTGAAGGTGAAGTTAAGGCTATTGTTTTAACACACGGGCATTTAGACCACATCGGTGCAATAACAAAATTGGCACATAGATATAACGCACCAATAATTGGAACCCCATACACACTTGAACTTGTTAAAAGAGAGATATTGAGTGAGAAAAAATTTGATGTTAGAAATCCATTGGTAACTCTAAATCCCGGAGAAACAAAAGATTTAACACCTAACTTATCATTAGAATTTATAAGAGCAACCCACAGTATCCCAGATTCTGTTTTTGCTGCTTTACATACCCCTTATGGAGCAATTTTGTATGCAAATGACTTTAAATTTGACAACTTCCCAGTTGTTGGGGAGAGACCAGATTATAGGGCATTAAAAAGATTGGGGAAAAATGGGGTTATCTGCATGATTTCAGAGAGTACGAGGGTAGATCATGAGGGGAAAACCCCATCAGAAATCATTGCCGCTAATTTATTAAAAAACGACTTACTTGGAACAGATAATGAAGGAAAGGGTGTTGTTGTAACAACATTCTCATCCCACATAGCAAGGATAAAATCCATAACAGAAATTGCTGTAAAAATGGATAGAATCCCCATTTTGTTGGGAAGGAGTATGATGAAGTATTGTGGTATTGCAGAAGATATTGGAATCGTTGAGTTTCCAGAAGGGACAAGAATGTACGGAGATCCATCAGCAATTGATAGTGCATTAAGAACCATTGCAAAAGAAGGTAAAGAAAATTATTTATTAATTGTCACTGGGCACCAGGGGGAAGAAGGTGCTGTTTTATCAAGAATGGCAACAAACAAAACCCCATATCAATTTGAAAAACACGATCAAGTTGTATTCTCAGCAGACCCAATTCCAAACCCAATAAACGCTGCCCAAAGGTATATGCTTGAGTCGAGATTAAAGTTACTCGGGGTGAGAGTGTTTAAAGGGGCACACGTATCTGGACACGCTGCAAAAGAGGACCACAGAGATATGATAAGATGGATTAATGCAGAGCATATAATCCCTTCACATGGAGACTTTAATTTAACAG is from Methanotorris formicicus Mc-S-70 and encodes:
- the bioD gene encoding dethiobiotin synthase, with the protein product MIFVTGIDTGVGKTYVSSILAENLKKMGVNVGYLKPVETGGREDTLTLNILKTDDDLDLMNPINLKLPLSPNIAFEVENIPLTLDEIKEKIKNAYETLKERHDFLIVEGAGGVCVPIKENFLMSDLIKFLDLDAVVVSRPNLGTINHTLLTVEHLRNKGINVRGVIINCITDLSEVLYYEKTFETIEKVGNIEIIGIVKSREDFEIDFDKIM
- a CDS encoding valine--tRNA ligase codes for the protein MEMPKDYPPIVIEKEIQKKWEESKIYKFDRGDEKRPPYIIDTPPPYPTGRMHLGHALNWTYMDIIARFKRMSGYNVLFPQGWDCHGLPTEVKVEEIHGITKSDVDRHKFRELCIELTEQNIKRMREQVKSLGISIDWDREYITMKPEYVRKSQVAFVRMYNDGLIYRGKHPVNWCPRCQTAIAFAEVEYKERESKLNYIKFPYADDESKYLTIATTRPELMAACVGIVVHPEDERYKDVIGKKVRVPLFNQEVTVYPDEDVEMEFGTGVVMVCTFGDKTDVVWVNRHGLDVKKAIDESGCLTEICGKYAGLRTEEARVKIIEDLKKENYLIKQEPIKQNVGVCWRCKTPIEIIVGDQWFVNIRKLAPEIEKVANELKWVPEHMKTRLLNWIKDMDWDWCISRQRIFATPIPVWYCKKCGKIIVAKEGDLPIDPTKECPYTCECGNDDLIPETDVLDTWMDSSITPMVITKWLDDEEFFKKHYPVHLRPQGHDIIRTWAFYTIVKSIALTKKKPWDEIVINGMVFGEDGHKMSKSRGNVVEPDEITEKYGADALRLWASNSVIGDDVPFAWKEVDYGYRFLRKFWNACRFAKMNIDDELIEELKKEEIKTDNPVDLWILSKLQKLIKRVTEDLEAYRFNTIVEIQKFVWHEFCDNYIEMIKHRLYSKDEDEESKLQAQWTLYYVISNLLKLIAPFTPHFADYVGEIYKVDNLHFSWPKVRGEFISDKNEYIGEVAKNAVASIRRFKANKGMPLNAPLNVVEIYTNDKDAYEGLLKSQEDIKGAMKINELKIIFGKPTLEQKIVEVIPNKSKIGPEFKKNAKNVMDFIKNADEETIEKILSEGLETEWGRITKEHIKDVKRAIVSEGEVVEAVNIEDVVDTIAIIR
- a CDS encoding universal stress protein, with translation MLYKKIVVPTDGSEVSMEAARHAIEIGKLMKAEIYAIYVVDIAPFIGLPTEGLWETMKEILNEEGEKALKKVKKMSEECGVNVKCEILEGVPANEIVEFAEKKRADIIVMGTSGKTGLDRFLLGSVAEKVIRNAHCPVLIVKKQEKEE
- the fni gene encoding type 2 isopentenyl-diphosphate Delta-isomerase, with translation MVNQDIEVRKLEHILVCNYCDVEYKKGTLLDNVELIHRGIPECDLEDIETSIKLFGKTLDAPIIVAGMTGGHSKAKEINKNIAIAIEELNLGMGLGSQRAAIANEELIDTYSIVREYTNSLVIGNLGAVNFIKDGWNEEIIDKAVEMIDADAIAIHFNPLQEAIQPEGDVNFKGMEILRNIISSYKNNHKNIPFIAKQVGEGFSKEDAEIISSFGFDAIDVGGSGGTSWAAVELYRIKDEEFRELAENFTNWGIPTAASIFEVRSVFNKTLIATGGIRNGIDIAKSIAIGADCCGIALPILKAALKSPEEVVKVLEKFIKELKIAMFLTGCDSVEKLKKAPYIVKGELKDWISQRLD
- a CDS encoding RNase J family beta-CASP ribonuclease; this translates as MQLEVIAIGGYEEVGRNMTAVNVDGEIVIFDMGIRLDRVMIHEDTDISKMHSLNLIEMGVIPNDTVMKHVEGEVKAIVLTHGHLDHIGAITKLAHRYNAPIIGTPYTLELVKREILSEKKFDVRNPLVTLNPGETKDLTPNLSLEFIRATHSIPDSVFAALHTPYGAILYANDFKFDNFPVVGERPDYRALKRLGKNGVICMISESTRVDHEGKTPSEIIAANLLKNDLLGTDNEGKGVVVTTFSSHIARIKSITEIAVKMDRIPILLGRSMMKYCGIAEDIGIVEFPEGTRMYGDPSAIDSALRTIAKEGKENYLLIVTGHQGEEGAVLSRMATNKTPYQFEKHDQVVFSADPIPNPINAAQRYMLESRLKLLGVRVFKGAHVSGHAAKEDHRDMIRWINAEHIIPSHGDFNLTASYTKLAEEEGYRLGEDVHLLRNGQCLSFERII